Within the Legionella pneumophila subsp. pneumophila str. Philadelphia 1 genome, the region ATTGATGAAATTTCAACTAAAATAGGTACCGAACCCGTAAAACTCGAGTCGACTCACACAGTAGATGAAGATGAGCGTGATACCTATCACCGAGAAAGTGGTTACTTTTAAGTACTTGTTCGATGGTGAAATGATTCAGTGAATGATCGTAAGCGCTAGCAGATGAGAAATGAAAGACATTATATGAATTAGTTTCTCATTCTGTTAATCGCTTTAAAACATGTCACTTCTAATGAAGAAACACTATAAAGATAGGGTCAACCTCTTTTCCGCTCAAATTCACCTTATTTTACTGCCCTGCTCTTTATACAAGAGGAACACCTCCCAATTTTTTTTCAAATATCAAATTCAAAAAAAAATGAATATTTTTTTTTACATTTAATACTTTCTTAATACTACACTTCTATAATAAACATACAATTTGAAATATTTATATTCATCTAATGTGCACATTTGCACGTTTTAGAATATCAGTTTGGGAGAAGCCATAATGCCTAAGTATGTCGAAGGGGTAGAACTAACTCAAGAAGGTATGCATGCTATTTTTGCACGCATGGGGTATGGAGATATTACCAGCGGTAGCATATACAACGGAGTGCCAACTATTGACACAGGTGCGCTAAACAGGCAAGGTTTTATGCCCGTGTTAACCGGGGTAGGACCACACAGAGACTCCGGCCACTGGATTATGTTAATCAAAGGTCCTGGCAACCAATACTACCTCTTTGACCCATTAGGCAAAACATCAGGTGAAGGCTATCAAAATATTTTAGCAGCCCAATTACCAATGGGGTCTACCCTTTCTGTTATTCCCAATGGTTCCGGTTTGAATATGGGATTATGCGGCTACTGGGTCGCCTCTGCTGGTTTAAGAGCACACCAGGCATTAAATCAACATAATCCCCCTACTTTGTTAAATGTGGGACAAACCATTACCAATGAAATGCGTAACGAACTCGATCATGACGGTTATCGAAAAATTACCGGATGGTTACGTGCTGTTGCTGATGAATTCCCTGAAGGTGACCCACAATTAGATGGGAAAGCATTAAGAGAAAACACTGAAAAAGATTTAAAAATAGAAATTCCTACACTGGTTCTTCCTGGAAAAGATACCTCCCCTAAAGAAATGTCTGTTAAACCCACTGCACCACAAGATAAATCTGTGCCTGTTTGGAATGGGTTTTCATTATATACTGATGATACCGTTAAAGCCGCGGCACAATACGCCTATGACAACTATCTGGGCAAACCGTATACCGGATCAGTTGAATCAGCACCTGCGAATTTTGGCGGTCGAATGGTGTACAGACAACATCATGGACTTTCCCATACTTTACGGACCATGGCTTATGCGGAATTGATTGTTGAAGAAGCACGTAAAGCTAAATTACGGGGTGAAACATTAGGGAAATTCAAAGACGGACGTACTATTGCTGACGTTACCCCTCAAGAACTAAAAAAAATCATGATTGCCCAGGCATTTTTTGTAGCTGGACGTGATGATGAAGCATCCGATGCCAAGAACTACCAAAAATATCATGAACAAAGCCGGGATGCTTTCTTAAAATATGTGAAAGACAATGAATCCACTTTGATTCCTGATGTTTTCAAAGATCAGGAAGATGTCAATTTTTATGCCCGAGTGATTGAAGATAAAAGTCATGATTGGGAATCAACCCCAGCCCATGTGCTAATTAACCAGGGCCATATGGTCGATTTGGTACGGGTCAAGCAACCCCCTGAATCATTCTTACAACGCTATTTCAGTTCCATGCAACGCTGGATAGGTTCACAGGCAACGGAAGCTGTTTTTGGAATACAAAGACAGTTTTTCCATGCTACCTATGAAGTAGTCGCAGGTTTTGACTCCGATAACAAAGAACCTCATTTGGTTGTTTCTGGTTTAGGTCGTTATGTCATCGGTGAAGATGGTCAACCTATCCGAGAAGCTCCGAAAAAAGGACAGAAAGAAGGAGATTTAAAAGTTTTCCCTCAAACTTATAAATTAAAAGAAAATGAGCGTCTTATGCGCGTCGATGAATTTTTAAAACTTCCTGAAATACAAAATACCTTCCCTGGTTCTGGCAAACATTTACAAGGTGGAATGCCAGGTATGAATGAAATGGATTATTGGAATCGACTGAACTCTTTAAACAGAGCACGATGCGAAAACGATGTTGATTTTTGTTTGAAACAATTACAAACAGCCCATGACAAGGCGAAAATTGAGCCTATTAAACAAGCTTTTCAATCCAGTAAAGGGAAAGAAAGAAGACAACCTAATGTCGATGAAATTGCTGCTGCCCGCATCATTCAGCAAATCTTGGCCAATCCTGATTGCATCCATGATGATCATGTGCTCATCAATGGCCAGAAACTGGAACAACAATTCTTCCGTGACTTGTTAGCGAAATGCGAGATGGCTGTTGTAGGCTCACTCCTCAATGACACCGACATAGGAAACATTGATACTTTAATGCGACATGAAAAAGACACTGAGTTTCATTCTACCAATCCTGAAGCAGTTCCGGTGAAAATTGGAGAATATTGGATTAATGACCAAAGAATTAATAATAGTAGTGGCAACATCACCCAAAAGAAACACGATCTAATTTTCCTCATGCAAAATGATGCGTGGTATTTTAGCCGAGTCAATGCCATCGCCCAAAACCGGGATAAAGGCTCTACTTTCAAGGAGGTGTTGATTACTACTTTAATGACGCCTTTGACTAGTAAAGCACTAGTGGATACCTCGCAAGCCAAGCCCCCTACAAGACTATTTCGTGGATTAAACCTGTCAGAAGAGTTTACCAAGGGATTAATTGATCAAGCGAATGCAATGATTGCCAATACGACAGAGCGTCTTTTCACCGATCATTCACCAGAAGCCTTCAAACAAATCAAGTTAAATGATTTAAGTAAAATGTCCGGCAGAACCAATGCCAGTACAACCACGGAGATTAAGCTTGTAAAAGAAACCTGGGACTCCAATGTCATCTTTGAAATGCTTGACCCGGATGGTTTGCTGCATTCCAAGCAAGTAGGACGCCATGGCGAAGGCACCGAAAGTGAATTCTCCGTTTATTTGCCGGAGGATGTTGCCCTGGTCCCAGTCAAGGTCACCCTTGATGGTAAAACGCAAAAAGGGGAAAATCGATATGTCTTTACCTTTGTTGCCGTAAAAAGCCCTGACTTTACACCACGTCATGAAAGCGGCTATGCGGTTGAACCGTTTTTAAGAATGCAAGCCGCAAAGTTAGCCGAAGTCAAAAGCTCTATTGAAAAAGCCCAGAGAGCACCTGACCTTGAGACAATTTTCAATTTACAAAACGAAGTAGAAGCAGTGCAATACTCACACTTATCGACGGGTTACAAAAATTTTCTAAAAAACACCGTTGGTCCTGTTTTAGAAAATAGTCTTAGTGGACTCATGGAGAGTGACACGGACACTTTAAGTAAAGCATTAGCAGCATTCCCATCCGATACACAATGGTCAGCCTTCAATTTTGAAGAAGCAAGGCAAGCCAAAAGACAGATGGATGCCATTAAGCAAATGGTTGGAAATAAAGTGGTGCTTGACGCCTTGACTCAATGCCAGGACGCGCTGGAAAAGCAAAATATCGCTGGCGCACTGGATGCTCTCAAAAAAATCCCGTCCGAAAAAGAGATGGGTACAATTAGAAGAGAGCTAAGAGAACAAATCCAAAGCGCCAGGCAAGAACTGGAATCATTGCAGCGTGCTGTTGTTACCCCTGTAGTAACCGATGAAAAGAAAGTAAGAGAACGCTATGATGCCCTGATAGAAAACACATCGAAGAAAATTACTGAACTTGAAACAGGGAAATTACCCAATCTTGATGCTGTCAAGAAAGGCATATCTAACTTGAGCAACCTGAAACAAGAAGTAACCGTATTACGTAATGAAAAAATACGGATGCACGTTGGAACTGATAAAGTTGATTTTTCAGATGTTGAAAAACTGGAACAACAAATACAGGTTATCGATACCAAATTAGCCGATGCTTATTTACTTGAAGTAACCAAACAAATTTCAGCGCTTGACAATACAAAACCCAAAAATCAGACTGAATTGAAAACAAAAATAGCAGCATTTCTTGACAGAACCACTGATATTGAAATGTTGCGTAATGAGCGAATCAAAAAACACGGTTCATCGAAAGATCCACTGGATCTGTCTGATTTGGATAAATTAAGCGGCAGCTTACAGCGCATTAATCAATCCCTGGTTTCAGATTTGATAACAACCATCCGTGTGTCCATCAATCAAATGGAAGCGAAAACTTTTCACGAACAGGAAAAGGAAATACAACAAAATTTCGAGTTACTCGCAAAACTCGAAAAAACATTGGATAAGTCAAAGACATCAGAAAAACTAAGGGAGGATATTCCCAAACTTAATGATTTGCTGGTTGCAAAACAAAAAGCCTACCCTCAAATGGTACAAATGCAACTCAAGAGCGAAGTCTTCGTTACCCAATTACGTGAGGTATGTCAAGCTAACCATGACGATCTGGATAAAACAAGAAATGCAAGATTACGAGAACTGGATCGGCTGGACAGAGAAGCTGGAATAACAAGAATGGTGGGTAATCTAATCTGGGGTCTTACCAACAAAGTAGGTTTAACCACAGACGAACGACTTGACATCAGGACTAAACAGCAATCGCTTGCACGATTCAAAAATGAATTATTTAATGACAAGATTGATACGGATCAGCTAATCTCTAATTTGGCAAGGAAAAGACCTTCTGAACTGCAAGAAGGATTGGGAATATCTACAGACAATGCGATGGAGTTACATTTACTGTTAACTGAGTTAGCGGGTAAAACAACTTCTCCAGATGAACTGGAAGAAAGAATGAAAGCAATCGATGACATTTCCACCAAGATAGGTAGAGAGCCTGAGCATTTGAAATTTGTCATGGTTGAAGAAGATGAATCCAATAAAAAAACTATAGGATTTTAATTGACCTTAACCCAAATCGCATGAAGTTCTGAAGTCGGGTCTTATTGACCCGACTTTTTGTTATGGATTTAAAATAAAAGAGAATATATCCATCTACTGGCAACGAAATTTCGACCAGTTTGCATACCATTTAATTTAGACCTTGATTCTTCTCCCTGGTAGCTACATCGCTTATAAAAGAGTCACTTTGACTTTGTAAATTCAAAATTTTTACATGAGATCATTGACTTATTTAAGACATATCTTCATCCTTTGGATCATTTCGTATTGTTGGCGCAGATATTACTAAAGATAACTTTGAGATGAAATTACCTCAGTTTCAACAGGAGTGAACTTTTTCATTACAATATACGAATTTATAATCCCTAAAAGCAAATGGTTCTATTTTTCGTTTTGTCTTTCTAAATGGAGTATTGGTTATGTCGCTCTCTTCAGTAAAAAAAGTTTATAATATTTATTCTTCTTTTTATGATGTCCTTTTTGGATCTATCTTTCATCAAGGCCGCTCTCTATGTACTAATAAGGTTAATAAAAATGCTGGCCTGAATGCTTCTGTTTTAGAGCTTGGGGTTGGCACAGGGTTATCTTTACCCTTTTACCGTCCAGATTTGAACATAACTGGAATCGATATTTCAGAAAAAATGTTAGAAAAGGCTGAAAAACGTATCGTCAAGAAAAAATTAACAACCCATATTGATTTAAAAATTATGGATGCCGCTAATTTGGAGTTTCCAGATAACCATTTTGATTTTGTTGTTGCCATGTATGTTGCGTCTGTTGTCCCTGATATTGATACTTTTCTAAAAGAAATCTCACGTGTTTGTAAACCATCAGGCGAAATAATATTTGTGAATCATTTTGCTTCTGAAAAACCCATCCTGCGCTTCTTTGAAAAACAACTGTCACATATTGATAATTTTGTAGGATTTAACTCGAATTTTTCTATCCATTCCATTTTAAATTATAAAGAATTTAAATTGCTGGAAACTCAAAAAGTCAATCTTTTTGGCTATTGGAAATTATTACACTGTAAAATAAATTGAAGCTTTACAAAAATAAAGATAAGGGTTTTTACTTTCGAGCCAATATCAAAGAACAATAATAAAAATGCATCCCCTTTACTTTATGCGGTTGAACAATAGTGAAACCAATTTTTTCTAACATGTTCTGATATTCTGAGGCCCTTTTCATCACATTCACACCAAAATCATCGTGAAAAATGTACCGATATTCCGAGGCAAGGCAAATGTCGTTATTATCCTCTTTATAAAATTCACAAATACCGACTAATCCATTCTTTGGTAAGGCCTGATAAGCCATTCTTAATAATTTTCTACACACCTGATCATCCCAATCAAACAGAACTCTTGTAAATAAAATAAGATCAAATCCTACCGGAAAAGCATCCTTCTCAATAAAATCCCCCTCAATCACATGCACTCTATGATTTAGTTTCCTCGATTCGATATTTTTTCTTGCCATCTGCGCAGACATTGGCAAATTGTAGACTGCTGCTTTTAAATGCGGATATTTTTTAACAAAAGTACACGCCATAGTTCCATCACCACCACCCACATCCAAAAATTTATTGACCTTTTTAAAATTGATAGATTGTAATAAACAATAGGTAGGCTGATCAGATGTTCTAGTCATCCAATCCTCAAGCCACTCTGCTTCTTGCTGAGTTTTCGGAGGCCAGGAAACACTTGTCTTGACTTTTCCAAAGCGCAATAC harbors:
- the sdeA gene encoding T4SS effector NAD-dependent ubiquitin ligase SdeA, with amino-acid sequence MPKYVEGVELTQEGMHAIFARMGYGDITSGSIYNGVPTIDTGALNRQGFMPVLTGVGPHRDSGHWIMLIKGPGNQYYLFDPLGKTSGEGYQNILAAQLPMGSTLSVIPNGSGLNMGLCGYWVASAGLRAHQALNQHNPPTLLNVGQTITNEMRNELDHDGYRKITGWLRAVADEFPEGDPQLDGKALRENTEKDLKIEIPTLVLPGKDTSPKEMSVKPTAPQDKSVPVWNGFSLYTDDTVKAAAQYAYDNYLGKPYTGSVESAPANFGGRMVYRQHHGLSHTLRTMAYAELIVEEARKAKLRGETLGKFKDGRTIADVTPQELKKIMIAQAFFVAGRDDEASDAKNYQKYHEQSRDAFLKYVKDNESTLIPDVFKDQEDVNFYARVIEDKSHDWESTPAHVLINQGHMVDLVRVKQPPESFLQRYFSSMQRWIGSQATEAVFGIQRQFFHATYEVVAGFDSDNKEPHLVVSGLGRYVIGEDGQPIREAPKKGQKEGDLKVFPQTYKLKENERLMRVDEFLKLPEIQNTFPGSGKHLQGGMPGMNEMDYWNRLNSLNRARCENDVDFCLKQLQTAHDKAKIEPIKQAFQSSKGKERRQPNVDEIAAARIIQQILANPDCIHDDHVLINGQKLEQQFFRDLLAKCEMAVVGSLLNDTDIGNIDTLMRHEKDTEFHSTNPEAVPVKIGEYWINDQRINNSSGNITQKKHDLIFLMQNDAWYFSRVNAIAQNRDKGSTFKEVLITTLMTPLTSKALVDTSQAKPPTRLFRGLNLSEEFTKGLIDQANAMIANTTERLFTDHSPEAFKQIKLNDLSKMSGRTNASTTTEIKLVKETWDSNVIFEMLDPDGLLHSKQVGRHGEGTESEFSVYLPEDVALVPVKVTLDGKTQKGENRYVFTFVAVKSPDFTPRHESGYAVEPFLRMQAAKLAEVKSSIEKAQRAPDLETIFNLQNEVEAVQYSHLSTGYKNFLKNTVGPVLENSLSGLMESDTDTLSKALAAFPSDTQWSAFNFEEARQAKRQMDAIKQMVGNKVVLDALTQCQDALEKQNIAGALDALKKIPSEKEMGTIRRELREQIQSARQELESLQRAVVTPVVTDEKKVRERYDALIENTSKKITELETGKLPNLDAVKKGISNLSNLKQEVTVLRNEKIRMHVGTDKVDFSDVEKLEQQIQVIDTKLADAYLLEVTKQISALDNTKPKNQTELKTKIAAFLDRTTDIEMLRNERIKKHGSSKDPLDLSDLDKLSGSLQRINQSLVSDLITTIRVSINQMEAKTFHEQEKEIQQNFELLAKLEKTLDKSKTSEKLREDIPKLNDLLVAKQKAYPQMVQMQLKSEVFVTQLREVCQANHDDLDKTRNARLRELDRLDREAGITRMVGNLIWGLTNKVGLTTDERLDIRTKQQSLARFKNELFNDKIDTDQLISNLARKRPSELQEGLGISTDNAMELHLLLTELAGKTTSPDELEERMKAIDDISTKIGREPEHLKFVMVEEDESNKKTIGF
- a CDS encoding methyltransferase; the encoded protein is MNALTSWIKAWSQKFFPNQKKNENKEEEADLTQEKKVRPNADFYENYFSLVAAGTRLKLIEAMFGVNLFSLFENKAWVLEKDIIEKLQLMPIRARKWLHLLSSEHFLIQIKVNGQQAYQLPEEFIELIHSEEFPAMEMFFKTWLVSAEENLTDVLRFGKVKTSVSWPPKTQQEAEWLEDWMTRTSDQPTYCLLQSINFKKVNKFLDVGGGDGTMACTFVKKYPHLKAAVYNLPMSAQMARKNIESRKLNHRVHVIEGDFIEKDAFPVGFDLILFTRVLFDWDDQVCRKLLRMAYQALPKNGLVGICEFYKEDNNDICLASEYRYIFHDDFGVNVMKRASEYQNMLEKIGFTIVQPHKVKGMHFYYCSLILARK
- the pmtA gene encoding phospholipid N-methyltransferase PmtA — translated: MSLSSVKKVYNIYSSFYDVLFGSIFHQGRSLCTNKVNKNAGLNASVLELGVGTGLSLPFYRPDLNITGIDISEKMLEKAEKRIVKKKLTTHIDLKIMDAANLEFPDNHFDFVVAMYVASVVPDIDTFLKEISRVCKPSGEIIFVNHFASEKPILRFFEKQLSHIDNFVGFNSNFSIHSILNYKEFKLLETQKVNLFGYWKLLHCKIN